Within Deltaproteobacteria bacterium, the genomic segment TCGGCTACGCTCTATGCCGGCATGACCGCATCGTCCGCGTGGCGCCACCACGTCGGCACGGGCGCCGCATGGAAGGGTCGCAACTATGGTCCCGCGGTGAATCAGCGCGAGCACTCGCCGTCCAATTCATGTACCATGCGCAGCCACAGCGGAGCGGAGCGTGAGTAACCCGAGTGCAACCCCGGCGGCCGAGAGCCGCGCGTTCGCCAATCTCAAGGAACTGTTTCAAGCGGGGCGACCGTTGATCTACATCCGCTCGCCTGAAGAAGCGCGCGTTCACTTACTGTTGAACGAGGCCAATGCGCAGATCTTCAGCGGCAAGGCGCCGGTCTGGACCTGGAGTCTGACCGACGGACTGCGGCAGCCCGATGGCAGCGCCGGCACCAAAACCTTGCCTGGCCCACGCGAGGTGCTCGACGTGATCCTCGGCCACAAGGGCCCGGCAATTTTCGAGCTGCGCGACTTTCACGAGTTCCTGCGCGACGCCCCCGACATTCGCCGCCGCCTGCGCGATCTCTACGACCGCTGCCTCGACACCGGCAAGTTCATCATCATCACCTCGCCCCTTCGTGTCATCCCGGAAGAACTTCAGCGCCAAATGGCGTACCTCGATCTGCACAGCCCCGACCTGCCGGAGCTGGTCAGTTTTCTGGAACGCGAACTCACGAGTCTTGGTCAACAAGGTGTCGCGGTCGACAGCAGTGCGGGCGCGCTCTATCAGATGGCGCGCGCCCTCCAAGGTCTTACGCTCACGGAATCGCATCACGCGCTGCGGCGCGCGGTCGCCGTGGCTCAACGCATCGACGAGACAACGCTGCCGCTCTTGCTCGAAGAAAAGAAACTGCTCGTCAACAAGACCGGCTTGATCGAGTACATCGCCGACGGCACCGAGATCGGCCACGTCGGCGGCTTGGAGTACCTCAAGCAATGGTTGATGGAACGTCGCCGACTCTTCCTCGAACGCGAGAGCCTCGCCGCCGAGATCGTCCCCAAAGGTTTGCTGGTGATGGGCGTGTCCGGTTGCGGCAAGAGTCTGTGCGTGAAATCGATCGCCTCGTGCTTCAACCTGCCGCTCTATCGCATCGACATGATCGAGGTGTTCTCCGGTCGCCACGGCAGTCCCGACGGCGCCTTCGTCGAGGCCTGCCGCACGGTGGAGTCGGTCGCGCCGGCGGTGGTGTGGTTCGACGAAATCGAAATGGGTATCACCGCGCAACTGACGGGCGACGCTCAGGCCGACCTCGGCCGCATCTTCGCCTTCTTCCTGACCTGGATGCAGGAGAAGGCGCGCGGCCTCTTCGTCGCCGCTACCGCCAACCGCATCGATCTGCTGCCCGCCGAGATGATCCGCAAAGGACGCTTCGACGAAGTCTTCTTCGTCGACCTGCCGACTGACGTCGAACGCATCGAGATCTTCCGCATCCATTTACAGAAGCGCGGCATCGATCCCGCGCAGTTCCAACTCGATCGTTTGAAGAAATTTACCAAGGGCTGGTCGGGCGCCGAAGTCGAGCAGTGCGTGGTCTCGGCGATGACCGCGGCCAAGCTGCACGACCGCCCGCTGCAGGACGATGACATCCTCAACGTCGCCAGCGGCATCGTCCCGCTGTCCAAAACCATGCGCGAGCAAGTCGACCATATCCGTTCCTGGGCGTACGACCGCGCGGTGCGCGCCTCGCCGCGCGAAGGCAACATCGCCGTATCATGACCGATCACACCGACCGCGGTCCGCTGCGCATTGGCATTCTTGGCGCCGCCCGCATCGCGCCGATGGCGTTGATCCGGCCGGCGCGCCAGGTTCCCGCCGCCGCGATCACCGCCGTCGCCGCCCGCGACCGCGGCAAGGCCGACGCGTTCGCACGCAAGCACGGTATCGGGCGCGTCCACGACAGCTACGATGCATTGCTCGCCGACCCGGACATCGACGCGATCTACAATCCGTTGCCCAACGGGTTGCACTGCGTGTGGACGATTCGCGCACTCGAAGCGGGCAAGCACGTCCTCTGCGAAAAGCCGATTGCCTCGAACGCCGCCGAAGCCGAGCAGATGGCGCAGGCCGCTTCACGCACCGGGCTCGTGCTGATGGAAGCGTTTCACTACCGCTACCATCCACTCGCGGCGCGCATGCGGGCCATCATCGACAGCGGCGACCTGGGGACGATCCGCCACGTCGAAACCCACATGTGCATCCCCCTGCCCTTCCCCAACGACATCCGCTACCGCTACGACCTCGCTGGCGGCGCGGCAATGGACGTCGGCTGCTACACCATCAGCCTCCTGCGCTTCCTCGCCGGCGCGGAGCCAGAGGTGACGCACGCCGAGGCGCGCCTGTCGTCGCCCAAGGTCGATCGCTACATGGAAGCGGACTTCCGCTTTGCCGACGGCCGCAGTGGACGGATGACGTGCTCGTTGTTCTCCGCCGCGTTGCTGCGCATTCGCGCGCTCGTGCGCGGCGATCGCGGCGAATTGCGCGTGATCAATCCCGTCGCGCCGCACCTATGGCATCGGCTCAGCGTGCGCACCGAACGCGGCACCACCAGCGAACGCGTCGCCGGCGACGCCACCTACACACACCAACTGCGCGCCTTCGTCGCGGCCGTGCGTGACGGTACCGCCGTCCCAACCGACGCGACCGACGGCATCGCCAACATGCGCGTGATCGACGCGGTATATCGCGCGGCCGGCTTGCCGCCCCGCGGGACTTGAACGTTTCGGCAGTCGTCATTGCAAGGAGCGGAGCGACGAAGCAATCTCGCTCCAAGTCGTAGGGGCGATGCATGCATCGCACGCCGGGTTCCCCGCCGCGAACATTCTACTTCGCGGGCGACGCATGCGTCGCCCCTACACCGGAAGGCCGACACGGCGCACCGTTGTCACGCGATCCCTCACTGTGGTAGCCAATCAACTGATTGACTGATCGCGGAGGACGGCATGTATCAAGACTACCGAGTCATCGACGCCGACGGCCACGTACTCGAACCGCCGGACCTGTGGGAGCGCTACATCGATCCCGAGTTCCGCCATCAAGCACCAAAAGGTTTCGGCGTGATGAGCATGGACGTGCTCGGCCATCGCATGCCCGACGTGCCCGGTGGTCTCGCCGACGTCGCGCCCGACTACACTACCGGACCGTCCGCGCGCTACGGCTTCGCCGCCAGGCAAGGCTTCAATCCCGCCAGCCAAGTGGAAGCGCTCGACATCGAAGGGATCGACATTGCCGTGTTATATCCGTCGCGCGGCCTCTACGCGGCGTCGGTCGATGCGATCCCGCCGCGCCTCGCCGGCGCGATTTGCCGCGCTTACAATCGCTGGCTCGCCGACTTCTGCCGCTACGCGCCGACTCGTCTGTATGGCGCGGGGATGGTGACCATGCACGATCCCGACACCGCAGTGAAGGAAGCCGTTTACGCGGTCGAACAACTCGGCATGAAGGCGATCTTCATTCGCCCCAATCCGGTCAACGGCCGTACCATCGATCACCAAGACTTCGATGCCCTCTACGGCGAGATCGAGCGTCTCGGTGTGCCGCTCGCCACCCATGAAGGCGCCGGGGTGCATCTCAATCAATTCGGCCGCGATCGCTACGACAAGCTGTTCAAACTCCACATGGTCTGCCACGCGGTCGAGAACATGGGTGGCTGTCTCGACCTGATCGTCGGCGGCGTGCTCGAACGCCATCCGGCGCTGCGCTGCGTCTTCCTCGAGTCGGGAGCCGGCTGGGCGCCGTGGTGGCTCGAACGAATGGATGAGCACTTCGAAGGCTACTTCGGCCCGCGCGAAGCGCCGTACCTCCGCATGAAGCCCAGCGAGTACTTCAAACGCCAATGCTTCATCTCAACCGAGGTCGACGAGCGCGGCACGAAGTACGTCGTCGATGCCTTCGGCGACGATTGCCTGGTACTCGGCAGCGACTACCCACATGGTGACGGCAAGTTTCCGAACGCGATCAAAGAATTCGTCGCCGTCGACACGCTATCGGAAGCAGTGAAGCGAAAAACGCTGTGGGACAACCCGGCGCGGTTGTACGGGATCAGCACGCAGGTGGCATCGTGAGCGCGGCAACGCAACGCGTCGGTGTCATCGGACTCGGTAACATCGGCGGCGCGATTGCCGCGAACTTGATCGTCGACGGCCACGAAGTCCATGTGCATGATCTCGACCCCACCCGCGTCGAAACCCTCGTGGCCGCTGGCGCCACGGCCGCGGCATCAGCGATCGCGTTGGCGCAACGCACCGAGGTCGTGTTCACCTCCCTCCCCAACCCTGCGGCCATGGACACGGTCGCCACAGCCTGGCTGGCGGGCGCCACTCGCGACGCAGTGCTCGTCGATTTGAGCACCAACGCGCCGGTCACAGTGCGAGCGGTCGGCGCGCGCATCTCCGCGGCCGGTTGTCATCTGCTCGAAGCGCCGCTGACTGGCGGCGCGCCGGGTGCGAAGATGCGCATGCTCGTCTTCATGGTCGGCGGCGATGCTGGCGTCTACGAACGCTGCAGGCCGTTACTCGACAAACTCGGCCGCGCCAGCTTTCACATCGGACCGCTGGGGTCAGGCAACGTCGCCAAGCTGGTGAACAGCCTGCTCGCGTTCACTGCGGCGTGGGTCTCGCTCGAAGGCCTCGCGGTGGCGGCGAAGGCGGGCATCGATCTGCGGACAATGATCGAAGTGATCCGCACCGGCGGCGCCGGCAACTTCTTCACCGATCGAATGGTCGAAGGCATCAACGAACGCAATCGTCCCACGTCCTTCTCGCTCGCACTGGCCGCGAAGGATGCCGGCCTGCTGCTCGATGTCGGCCGCGACCTCGGCGTCCCGACGCCGGTAGCCGCCGAGGTCGCGCAGAGCTTCGTTGCCGCAATCGCCGCCGGCCTCGGCGAGCGCGACTTCACCGACCTCGTCGAGCTGATGGAGCGCCACGCCGGCGTGAAGTTGCACCTGCCACCGCCGCGTTCCGCCGGGGGCAGCCCCTAACTCGGCGAAGCGCAATGGCCTCAAGAACGATTGCGCCCCGCGCGCAGTGTTACGTTCCGAGCCGTGCAGCGCTCGACGTCCTACAGAGACCTGCCGAATTCATGCTAGGCGGATCACTCTACATCTGATGAAGGACACCCCACTCAGGCACATGAAGGGACACACGCGAATTCTGAAGGGGATGGTCGGCGACCTGTTCGACGGGGAATCCGAAGCATGCCACCGTTCGCTGATGAGCTACGCGATGACCTCGAGAATATCGGGTTCTATGTTGAGCGCCGGCACGCTAACGAGTCAACGCTTAGGGCATATGTCGGTGGGTGGCACGTACATCCGCTCCTCAACCCTCGATTCTACCGCGCGGGTGAGGCGCCGGTACGGACACGAGCCGAGTCCTTGGTTGTTGCAGTGTTCTCCAAGAGTCGCGGGTCCGTCGATGCACGGCTTCAGTCATTCGCTTCGGCCGCACCTTGCAGGTTTGTTCCAGAACGTGGCTCCCGAGACGGTGAATTGCGTCGACACGGCCACTTTGTTCCCCCGCTAAGGTTCGTCGTCGACCGAGACGGGACGACTTTGGACTTGGCTGAAAACGTGGCGGCGTTGACCGCCATCTTCAATGAGCTCAAGTCGCTGGCGCACTCAGCCGACTCTGACTAATTGTCTCCGCAGACCGCCTAACGACGTGTTGCTGCTGTCGGCGCGTCATTCAGAAGCGGCCAGCCCGCTGTGCGCGCTGGCCGCAGCATGATCGGTGCGCCGCAGCAGAACGCTGAGGCGTTGGACGATGTAGCGCTTCCGTTGATGCAGCGGCGGGGATATGCGTAGGCTCGGTCATGGTCTTCGCAATCGTCTACTCCCCAGAAGCCGTTGACCATCTTGCGGCGCTTTCGAAGGCCACGCAAAGGCTGGTCGTCGATCAGGTGGAGAAGCAACTCACGCACGAGCCGAACCTACCAACACGGAAGCGGAAGCTGTTGCGTCCCAATCCGATTGCTCCGTGGGAGCTGCGATTGGGTGACGTCCGGGTATTCTACGACGTGCAGGAGAAGGCGGAGCTTCTGGTCAAGGTTGCGGCCGTGGGCATCAAGCAGCATAATCAGTTGTGGATCGGCAAGGAGAGAATCGATCTATGAAAGCCATCGAGTTATCCGAGGTTTCTGCCTTGGCCCCGCACATCCAGCCTGGCTGCGATATGCCGTTGCTGCTCACGGACCACGGGCAGGTGGTCGCAGCGATCGTCCCCGCTGACCAGCACGATGCAGAAAGCATGCTGCTGAGCATCAATCCAACGTTCCAGGCCATCTTGGAGCGATCACGAACACGGCTGGAAACCGAAGGAGGTTTGTCCAGCGAACAGGTACGAATGCGGTTGGGACTATCACCGAAGCGGCAAGGCCGGGCAAGGCGCTCCACCCGCCCGCGGCCGCGAGGCCGTTCGGGCAAAGCGTAGCGTCGCGTTCCGTCCGCGGCGCGTGAACACTGGCGCTAGGCGAATCGCAGCGATAGATGTTACGTGATCAAGCGCTGTTGGGTCCAATTCCGCATCGGCGTGAATCGGCGGTCGTCTCTCTCTTCGATGGACTGACCACGCGCGTCAATGCCGACTGCGGCTGTGCCGGATGAATTCGCTGAGTTCCTCGATCTGGTTGCGCACATATTCCGCGCGCGGACTCGTCGATTCGAGCAGCGGCAGCACTTTCTCATATTGCTTGACTGCCTTGTCGTACTCGCCGCGCAAGCGCAGGGCTTCGGCGAGGTGGAAGTAGCCGTCGGCCTCGCGGCCGGCGCGGCCGGCGAGGATGCCGAAGTTGTAGTGGGCTTCGTCGAGTCCGGGCGCCAGCGTGAAGGCGCGTTCGTATTCGCGTAGCGCGGACGAGCTATCTCCCATCGCTTCGAACGCCTTGGCCAGTTCGTGGTGCGCGCCGGCATCGTCGGGGTTGGTTTCGACCGCTGCGGCCAACAGCAATCGCGCCTTGCTCGGCTCGCGCAGGCGCAGCCAAGTGCGGCCGAGTTCTCGATTAGCCGCAGTCCAGCCCATGTCGCGCGCCTGTTCGAGCGTCTGGCGTGCGGCGTCGAAGGCGCCGGTTTCGAGAAACACGACCCCAAGCAGATAGCGTGCTTGCGGATCGTCGGGATGCTCGTCGACCTGCCGGCGATAGACCCGGAGCACGTCGTTCGGCACCTCGGTCTTGGCGTGTAGCAAGGCCTGCACGCGGGCGAGCGCCGCCGACTTCGGCCGGCGTGGCGTCTTGTCCCACTGCTGCGTGCGCAGGATCGCTTCGAGATGCGTGAGGCGATCGTCGTTGAGCGGATGGGTTTGCAAATACGGCGGCGCAAAGGTGGGCGAGACGCGCTGCTCGTCGGCCATCGTCTTGTAGAAGTCGAGCATGCCCTTCGGATCGAAGCCCGCGTGCTGCATGTAGCGCACGCCGAGGTAGTCGGCTTCTTGTTCGAACTCGCGGTGGTACTTGAGTTGCGCGGCGGCGCTGGCGGCCACCGCACCGGCGCCGATGGCCGGCTGCACAATCGACAGCAGCAAGCCGAACAGCGTCGCGTAGTTCATGAATCGGGTTGCGTCCTGCTCGCGCGCGAGATGATGCGCGTGCACGTGGGCGATCTCGTGGCCGAGTACGCCCGCCACCTCGTCGTCGGTGACCGCACGCGTGAGCAGCCCGGAGTGCACGTACACGTAGCCCCCGGGGACAGCGAACGCATTGATCTTGGGATCGCGCACGACCGCGAAGGTGTAGTCGAATGGATCGCCATCCAGATTTGCCACGATGCGTTGCCCCATGCGGCTGACGTAGTTGACCACTTCGACGTCGGTGATCAAAGGCAACTGCGCCTGCGCTTGCAGCGCGAACTTGCGCCCGAGCTCCCGCTCGCTCTCGTCTGACGCCAGCGCCGGCGTGGCAACCCACTGAACCGACCAGGCCAGCACAAGCGCGCGCGCCGCAGTGCGTCGAGTGCGCGATTGCATGGAGCGGCAGTACACCAGCCCCGAGTACGGCTTGCAACCAGCGCGAGCACTTGGCCCAAGCGGCCCGCACGGGTTCCAGCGCCCAGGGCGGGCGCTCGCGGACAGGTCCGACGCCCACTGCCTCTCCGCGAAGCCCGCGCGCACGGCGTGTGGCCAAGTGCGCTCTCGCGGCACGGGGGTTGCGGAGGACCGCGCCCCAGAAAGGGGTCGCAATGGGAGATCGAATTGCGTCGAGTGGAGCACGGGATCTTGCGCAGCTGCACGAGTGGGTCGAATACGGGCGCCACGCCCAGCAGCGGCGCGCGCACATGATCCTGCTTCGCCGTCAAGGCTTGCCAAACTGGCTGATCGCGCATCGCCTGGGCGTGCATCGCGACACGGTGCGTCGCTGGGTGGCCCGCTACCGCGCGCGCGGGCCCGTCGGGTTATGGCACGCCAATTCGGGACGTACGCACCCGGCGAAGTTCACCGACGCGACGGTTGCGACGATCCGGGCCATCGCCAGCCAGCCTCCCGGCGCCCGCAGCGAAGCATTTGCAACCTGGTCGCTGCAAAAGCTGCGCGCTCACGTCATACGTATGGAGATCGTGCACGACATCAGCGTCGAAGGGCTGCGGCAACTGCTCGCGCGAACCGGTGGCCGCCCGCCCGGGTGGCCGCCGCCGGCGACAGACCGCATCGCGCTGGATCGAACGGCTCAGCTGGCATTGCGACGGCTCGCCGGCGACCGTGACATTGGCCGGCGCGCGGTGATCGTGTTGGCGGCGGCGGACGGTTCTTTGGCCAAGGCCATCGCTCTGGACCTTGGTGTCACCGTCAACACGGTGCGGCGCTGGGTGCGTCGATTTGCAGCGGGCGGCGTGCCCGCGCTCGAACGCGTGCCACGGCGCGGTGGCCGAGTGCGGTTCACCGCTGACGTCCGCGCACGCATCTGCGCGTACGCCGCCTGCTCGCCGCGAACGCTGGGGCTGGCGCGGGCTGAGTGGTCGTTGGTAGCATTGCGAGATCATCTGATCGCGAACCAGATCGTGCCGACCATAAGCACGGAGTGGTTGCGGCAGATTCTGCGCGGGTGGCTCCGCGGCGGTGAGGCGATGTGCGCACGACTGGGCATACGCTCCGAAGCCGTGCACGCCGCACATCCGGGGCTGCGCACGAGTCAGCTCCCGGCACTCCGGCAGATCACTGCACGTGCAGCGCGTACTCTAGCAGCTCACTGAGCACGCGGATGCGGCGCGCCCGCAGCGCGCGTTCTGAACGATCGGCAACGGCGAAGTGCTCCAACGCCAGCCGCAGGTTCACCTCGATGAGATCGATGCACGCCTGCGTGCATGCCTGAGAGTGGGCACGCCGGCGGGCGGCGACGATATCAGTAAACGCGATGATCTCGGCCATCACGCCGGCCGATCCCTGCCCGCGGCCTTGTCGTGCATCACGCGCCACCCATCGTAGCCGTACCACTCGATCTGTCGCGCCAGGCCGAGCAGAATACGCATCTCGCGTTCGTCGATCCCGACGCGCCCGAACAGGCGCCGCAGAGAAAACATGATGTGCTCGGGATTTTCCGGATGGAGGAACCCGATCGCCAGCAGCGCGGCCTGCAGCCGTTCATACATGTCCTCCATCGCCGCCGTCGTTGCAATCGCTGGCAGCATCGGCTCAGTCAGCGTCTCCTGCGCGGCGACGAACAATTCGTAGCCGCACACCATGACCGCTTGCGCCAGATTGAGGGACGGATAGTCGGCCGCGGATGGGATCGTGATCAGCTGGTGGCAGAGTTTGACATCGGCGTTGCTGAGGCCGTGGTCCTCGGGGCCGAACACGAGAGCAACGGGTTGGGTCTGCGCGCGTGCGACGATCGCCGGCGCTAGTGCGTGCGGCGCGTGCGTCACCTCACGATAGCCGCCGGCGCGGCAGGTCGTTCCGATCACCAACGCGCAATCAGCGATCGCGTCGGCGAGTGTGACGCACTGCCGCATGTGATCGACAACCCCGCCGGCGTGGGCGGCCATTTTGCGCACCCAAGTCGATCGCAGTGGCTTCGCGCGAACGACGACCAAGTCGCCGAGTCCCGTGTTCCCAATAACGCGGGCGACGGCGCCAACGTTGATGGCGCCACGCGGGCGATGCAGGACGATGCGGATGTTGCGCAGCGACACGGCGAGCCTTACGAGTCCTGGCAAGTCTTGGCGAGGCTTGCGCGGCGCGCGGCCGCGGCGTTACGGCGCTCGGTGCGGACGCCAACGGCGCGCATACTCGATCGGCAACGTCGAGATCTGGCTGCCGTTGAGATGACCGAACACTTCGTCAGACCGCACGAACAGCCCAAGGAAACGGTCCATGGCTTGCACTTGCGAGCGGTACCGGCCGAGCGCGTCGCGCTTGTGGGCGACCTCGTCAGGGGTCAGATCGAGCCGCAGCCAGGCGGTATGCGAGAGGCTCTCGTGCCCAGCACTCGAGCCGCCGATGCCGGCGCGGTTGACCGCGACCTGCCAGAGCGGGTTGCCTGGGTACTCTGGGTAGTGAACGAGGTAGGTCAGCACCTCAGTATGCGTGAATGGAGCGATCTGCGCCTCGCGCAACTCGCGTAGCGCGTCGAGCACGAAGCCACCGGTGGTACAGTGATCGGGATGGCGATCGCGCGGATCGGGAATCGCCACCCAGTCGGGCACGAAATCGCGGAGCAGATCGCGCAGCTCGCGCTTGAGGTCGACCCCCGAGTACTCGATGCCTTGCCGCGGGCTCTCCTCGTAGGGCGGGCGATCCGATTCGGTGAATGGTGACCGATAGGGGCGGCTCTCCGGCCAGTTGTCGCTCCAGAGATCATCGATCCCGTCATCGGGAAAGCCGAAGAACGTGCTGCCGATCTGCTTGCCACCAAGGACTTCAACGGCGCGCAGCGCTTCGTGATGGCGGCGCTCACCGTAGGCGCGAAAGTCTCGACCTGAAACCTTGACGTGTTTGTTTTCCGCGACCACGGCGCTGCGAAAGCCGTCGCCGTTCGTAACGAAAACCACTCGTACTGTGCCGCCGAGTGCGATCACCCGTTGCATCAGGCCGCCAGCGCCCAGTGTTTCGTCGTCGGGGTGCGGAGCCACCACCAGCAGTCGAATCTTACCCGGCACGCGCAACGGGTTGGGGCGCGGTGGCGCCAGGCTGACACCCGGCACGCCTGGAAGTTTGATCGCGGGCGGGGTCGAGTCGAGCGTCGGCCGCGCGGGTCCATTCGGGAGGGCCTGCTCGCTACGACGATCGACGGCGCTGCCGCCAACGGGCGCGGCGATCACTCCGACGACGAGCGCGGTAACTAACCAGAGTCTTTGAGCAGACTTTCGCA encodes:
- a CDS encoding Gfo/Idh/MocA family oxidoreductase, producing the protein MTDHTDRGPLRIGILGAARIAPMALIRPARQVPAAAITAVAARDRGKADAFARKHGIGRVHDSYDALLADPDIDAIYNPLPNGLHCVWTIRALEAGKHVLCEKPIASNAAEAEQMAQAASRTGLVLMEAFHYRYHPLAARMRAIIDSGDLGTIRHVETHMCIPLPFPNDIRYRYDLAGGAAMDVGCYTISLLRFLAGAEPEVTHAEARLSSPKVDRYMEADFRFADGRSGRMTCSLFSAALLRIRALVRGDRGELRVINPVAPHLWHRLSVRTERGTTSERVAGDATYTHQLRAFVAAVRDGTAVPTDATDGIANMRVIDAVYRAAGLPPRGT
- a CDS encoding M48 family metalloprotease is translated as MQSRTRRTAARALVLAWSVQWVATPALASDESERELGRKFALQAQAQLPLITDVEVVNYVSRMGQRIVANLDGDPFDYTFAVVRDPKINAFAVPGGYVYVHSGLLTRAVTDDEVAGVLGHEIAHVHAHHLAREQDATRFMNYATLFGLLLSIVQPAIGAGAVAASAAAQLKYHREFEQEADYLGVRYMQHAGFDPKGMLDFYKTMADEQRVSPTFAPPYLQTHPLNDDRLTHLEAILRTQQWDKTPRRPKSAALARVQALLHAKTEVPNDVLRVYRRQVDEHPDDPQARYLLGVVFLETGAFDAARQTLEQARDMGWTAANRELGRTWLRLREPSKARLLLAAAVETNPDDAGAHHELAKAFEAMGDSSSALREYERAFTLAPGLDEAHYNFGILAGRAGREADGYFHLAEALRLRGEYDKAVKQYEKVLPLLESTSPRAEYVRNQIEELSEFIRHSRSRH
- a CDS encoding helix-turn-helix domain-containing protein is translated as MGDRIASSGARDLAQLHEWVEYGRHAQQRRAHMILLRRQGLPNWLIAHRLGVHRDTVRRWVARYRARGPVGLWHANSGRTHPAKFTDATVATIRAIASQPPGARSEAFATWSLQKLRAHVIRMEIVHDISVEGLRQLLARTGGRPPGWPPPATDRIALDRTAQLALRRLAGDRDIGRRAVIVLAAADGSLAKAIALDLGVTVNTVRRWVRRFAAGGVPALERVPRRGGRVRFTADVRARICAYAACSPRTLGLARAEWSLVALRDHLIANQIVPTISTEWLRQILRGWLRGGEAMCARLGIRSEAVHAAHPGLRTSQLPALRQITARAARTLAAH
- a CDS encoding amidohydrolase family protein, producing the protein MYQDYRVIDADGHVLEPPDLWERYIDPEFRHQAPKGFGVMSMDVLGHRMPDVPGGLADVAPDYTTGPSARYGFAARQGFNPASQVEALDIEGIDIAVLYPSRGLYAASVDAIPPRLAGAICRAYNRWLADFCRYAPTRLYGAGMVTMHDPDTAVKEAVYAVEQLGMKAIFIRPNPVNGRTIDHQDFDALYGEIERLGVPLATHEGAGVHLNQFGRDRYDKLFKLHMVCHAVENMGGCLDLIVGGVLERHPALRCVFLESGAGWAPWWLERMDEHFEGYFGPREAPYLRMKPSEYFKRQCFISTEVDERGTKYVVDAFGDDCLVLGSDYPHGDGKFPNAIKEFVAVDTLSEAVKRKTLWDNPARLYGISTQVAS
- a CDS encoding PIG-L family deacetylase, whose amino-acid sequence is MRKSAQRLWLVTALVVGVIAAPVGGSAVDRRSEQALPNGPARPTLDSTPPAIKLPGVPGVSLAPPRPNPLRVPGKIRLLVVAPHPDDETLGAGGLMQRVIALGGTVRVVFVTNGDGFRSAVVAENKHVKVSGRDFRAYGERRHHEALRAVEVLGGKQIGSTFFGFPDDGIDDLWSDNWPESRPYRSPFTESDRPPYEESPRQGIEYSGVDLKRELRDLLRDFVPDWVAIPDPRDRHPDHCTTGGFVLDALRELREAQIAPFTHTEVLTYLVHYPEYPGNPLWQVAVNRAGIGGSSAGHESLSHTAWLRLDLTPDEVAHKRDALGRYRSQVQAMDRFLGLFVRSDEVFGHLNGSQISTLPIEYARRWRPHRAP
- a CDS encoding AAA family ATPase encodes the protein MSNPSATPAAESRAFANLKELFQAGRPLIYIRSPEEARVHLLLNEANAQIFSGKAPVWTWSLTDGLRQPDGSAGTKTLPGPREVLDVILGHKGPAIFELRDFHEFLRDAPDIRRRLRDLYDRCLDTGKFIIITSPLRVIPEELQRQMAYLDLHSPDLPELVSFLERELTSLGQQGVAVDSSAGALYQMARALQGLTLTESHHALRRAVAVAQRIDETTLPLLLEEKKLLVNKTGLIEYIADGTEIGHVGGLEYLKQWLMERRRLFLERESLAAEIVPKGLLVMGVSGCGKSLCVKSIASCFNLPLYRIDMIEVFSGRHGSPDGAFVEACRTVESVAPAVVWFDEIEMGITAQLTGDAQADLGRIFAFFLTWMQEKARGLFVAATANRIDLLPAEMIRKGRFDEVFFVDLPTDVERIEIFRIHLQKRGIDPAQFQLDRLKKFTKGWSGAEVEQCVVSAMTAAKLHDRPLQDDDILNVASGIVPLSKTMREQVDHIRSWAYDRAVRASPREGNIAVS
- a CDS encoding NAD(P)-dependent oxidoreductase; translation: MSAATQRVGVIGLGNIGGAIAANLIVDGHEVHVHDLDPTRVETLVAAGATAAASAIALAQRTEVVFTSLPNPAAMDTVATAWLAGATRDAVLVDLSTNAPVTVRAVGARISAAGCHLLEAPLTGGAPGAKMRMLVFMVGGDAGVYERCRPLLDKLGRASFHIGPLGSGNVAKLVNSLLAFTAAWVSLEGLAVAAKAGIDLRTMIEVIRTGGAGNFFTDRMVEGINERNRPTSFSLALAAKDAGLLLDVGRDLGVPTPVAAEVAQSFVAAIAAGLGERDFTDLVELMERHAGVKLHLPPPRSAGGSP
- a CDS encoding RNA methyltransferase, producing MSLRNIRIVLHRPRGAINVGAVARVIGNTGLGDLVVVRAKPLRSTWVRKMAAHAGGVVDHMRQCVTLADAIADCALVIGTTCRAGGYREVTHAPHALAPAIVARAQTQPVALVFGPEDHGLSNADVKLCHQLITIPSAADYPSLNLAQAVMVCGYELFVAAQETLTEPMLPAIATTAAMEDMYERLQAALLAIGFLHPENPEHIMFSLRRLFGRVGIDEREMRILLGLARQIEWYGYDGWRVMHDKAAGRDRPA
- a CDS encoding type II toxin-antitoxin system RelE/ParE family toxin, with product MVFAIVYSPEAVDHLAALSKATQRLVVDQVEKQLTHEPNLPTRKRKLLRPNPIAPWELRLGDVRVFYDVQEKAELLVKVAAVGIKQHNQLWIGKERIDL